A DNA window from Micromonospora inyonensis contains the following coding sequences:
- the eccB gene encoding type VII secretion protein EccB, which yields MPSRQDQLHSYQFTVQRAVAALVTRETDPVVPPFRRLAGAALASVLVAVIALGGAALYGLFAGGGSGWRDEGAVVVEKESGARFVYRDGKLHPVSNYASALLIIGAERAKTVLVSRRSIQGVPRGLPLGIPDAPDSLPDAGRLTTAPWTVCSVTGADATSPHSVLLVGAPARDGRPLGDDAVLLRHPDGSLHLVWHRHRHRLRDVNRVLAALATTRQRAVPVAPALLDSLPAGPDLAPLDLPDLGEASDAVSGADIGDVHLVTNSGGGRQYVVVDRDGVAGITELQASLLLARTGQGDPQPLTLGRFARLPKLPDLVPTGPTAPPTSPPRLARPEAGAICGQAGDDGGVREVRVGATVPEREAVPRDGGPAGTGGVVADHVVVEPGWGAVVESVAAPGATGGAVSVVTDLGRRHVVASTEVLGMLGYPDVRPVRLPAGLVSLVPAGPPLDPEAAREVVVPA from the coding sequence ATGCCGTCGCGGCAGGACCAGCTCCACTCGTACCAGTTCACCGTCCAACGGGCGGTCGCCGCCCTGGTGACGCGGGAGACGGACCCGGTGGTCCCCCCGTTCCGCCGGTTGGCCGGCGCGGCCCTGGCCAGTGTGCTGGTGGCGGTGATCGCGCTCGGCGGTGCCGCGCTCTACGGTCTCTTCGCCGGCGGGGGCTCCGGCTGGCGCGACGAGGGGGCCGTGGTGGTGGAGAAGGAGTCGGGTGCCCGCTTCGTCTACCGGGACGGGAAACTCCATCCGGTGTCGAACTACGCCTCGGCCCTGCTGATCATCGGTGCCGAGCGGGCGAAGACCGTGCTGGTCTCCCGCCGCTCGATCCAGGGGGTGCCGCGCGGCCTGCCGTTGGGCATCCCCGACGCGCCCGACTCGCTGCCGGACGCCGGCCGGCTCACCACCGCGCCCTGGACGGTCTGCTCGGTGACCGGTGCGGACGCGACATCGCCCCACTCGGTGCTGCTGGTCGGTGCCCCCGCCCGGGACGGCCGGCCGCTCGGCGACGACGCGGTGCTGCTCCGTCACCCGGACGGCAGCCTCCACCTGGTCTGGCACCGGCACCGGCACCGGCTGCGCGACGTGAACCGGGTGCTGGCCGCGCTGGCCACCACCCGGCAGCGGGCGGTGCCGGTGGCCCCGGCGCTGCTCGACAGCCTGCCGGCCGGCCCGGACCTGGCCCCGTTGGACCTGCCCGACCTGGGGGAGGCGTCCGACGCGGTCTCCGGTGCCGACATCGGCGACGTCCATCTGGTCACCAACTCCGGTGGCGGTCGCCAGTACGTGGTCGTCGACCGGGACGGGGTCGCCGGCATCACGGAGTTGCAGGCGAGCCTCCTGCTGGCCCGGACCGGGCAGGGTGACCCACAGCCGTTGACCCTCGGCCGGTTCGCCCGGTTGCCGAAACTGCCCGACCTTGTGCCGACCGGCCCCACCGCCCCGCCGACCAGCCCACCCCGGCTGGCGCGCCCCGAGGCGGGCGCGATCTGCGGGCAGGCCGGTGACGACGGTGGCGTCCGGGAGGTGCGTGTCGGCGCGACCGTGCCGGAGCGGGAGGCGGTGCCTCGCGACGGCGGACCCGCCGGGACGGGCGGAGTGGTCGCCGACCACGTGGTGGTCGAGCCGGGCTGGGGCGCGGTCGTCGAGTCGGTCGCCGCGCCCGGGGCGACCGGTGGTGCCGTCTCCGTGGTCACCGACCTCGGTCGCCGGCACGTGGTGGCCTCGACGGAGGTGCTGGGCATGCTCGGGTATCCCGACGTCCGGCCGGTCCGCCTGCCCGCGGGCCTGGTCAGCCTGGTGCCCGCCGGCCCTCCGCTGGACCCGGAGGCGGCCCGGGAGGTTGTCGTACCCGCCTGA
- a CDS encoding nucleotidyltransferase produces MHPDVRIYLRDLVDAARDVLGDNLVGAYAAGSVALDAYQPGRSDVDVALLCAYAPGAERGRRLVARLRHEALPCPARGLELVLYREAVARSGTPEPGYEVELNTGRGMPFRASVDGPDRPATDGLFWYGLDRSILHQHGLTLFGPPAAEVFADPAPADLRRLLVDALRWWLALPTPDDDRPAPGAEDAVLGACRSLVRFRHGVWLSKVQAGRRLAEAGWCTDVIERSIAARGGGVPPSGPQARAVQERVLAEISTTDAPSAEG; encoded by the coding sequence ATGCATCCCGACGTGCGGATCTATCTCCGGGACCTGGTCGACGCCGCGCGCGACGTGCTCGGCGACAACCTGGTGGGCGCGTACGCCGCCGGGTCGGTCGCGCTCGACGCGTACCAGCCGGGGCGCAGTGACGTCGACGTGGCCCTGCTCTGTGCGTACGCCCCGGGGGCGGAACGTGGCCGCCGTCTGGTGGCGCGGCTGCGGCACGAGGCGCTGCCCTGCCCGGCCCGTGGCCTGGAACTGGTCCTCTACCGGGAGGCGGTCGCCCGGTCCGGCACCCCCGAACCGGGCTACGAGGTCGAGTTGAACACCGGACGGGGGATGCCCTTCCGGGCCAGCGTCGACGGACCGGACCGACCCGCCACCGACGGCCTGTTCTGGTACGGGCTCGACCGCAGCATCCTGCACCAGCACGGACTGACGCTGTTCGGCCCGCCGGCCGCCGAGGTGTTCGCCGATCCGGCCCCGGCCGACCTGCGCCGGCTGCTGGTCGACGCGCTGCGCTGGTGGCTGGCCCTGCCCACGCCGGACGACGACCGGCCGGCGCCCGGCGCCGAGGACGCGGTGCTGGGCGCCTGCCGCTCCCTGGTGCGCTTCCGACACGGGGTGTGGCTGTCGAAGGTCCAGGCTGGGCGCCGGCTCGCGGAGGCGGGCTGGTGCACCGACGTGATCGAGCGGTCGATCGCGGCCCGTGGTGGTGGCGTACCGCCGAGCGGTCCGCAGGCGCGGGCCGTGCAGGAGCGGGTGCTCGCCGAGATCAGCACAACGGATGCCCCGTCTGCGGAGGGGTGA
- a CDS encoding GntR family transcriptional regulator — MDTNWSVRLDTETRTLGARTAARLRELIRDGVLAPGTRLPAEPELARRLGVSRPTLRAAVTELIGDLLLVRRRGVGTFVSAAPRPAHGLERLTGTGRGITLVGRRPGTTGLRVRHVVADPALAAHLHVDPGSPVVHLTRTRTADGVPVAHCAEWIPAGLLPEPTALDAFGAEDSLHDRLAALGLPLRQAVARLVPVTPDADLRDRLHLASDAPLLLLEQRHFAVDPGDRVALFSRHWYDTDRIDLELVRRG, encoded by the coding sequence ATGGACACGAACTGGTCGGTACGACTGGACACCGAGACCCGGACGCTCGGCGCCCGGACCGCGGCCCGCCTGCGGGAGCTGATCCGGGACGGGGTCCTCGCCCCCGGCACGCGGCTGCCGGCAGAGCCGGAACTGGCCCGCCGGCTCGGGGTGAGTCGCCCGACCCTGCGTGCGGCCGTCACCGAGCTGATCGGGGACCTGCTCCTGGTCCGTCGTCGGGGTGTCGGCACGTTCGTCTCGGCGGCCCCCCGCCCGGCGCACGGCCTGGAGCGGCTCACCGGCACCGGACGCGGCATCACGCTGGTCGGACGCAGGCCCGGGACGACCGGACTACGCGTCCGGCACGTCGTCGCGGATCCGGCGCTCGCCGCCCACCTGCACGTCGATCCGGGTTCCCCGGTCGTGCACCTGACCCGCACCCGCACCGCCGACGGCGTTCCGGTGGCGCACTGCGCCGAGTGGATCCCGGCGGGCCTGCTGCCGGAGCCCACCGCGCTCGACGCGTTCGGCGCGGAGGACTCGCTGCACGACCGGCTCGCCGCGTTGGGGCTGCCGCTGCGGCAGGCGGTGGCGCGGCTGGTGCCGGTGACGCCGGACGCCGACCTGCGGGACCGGCTCCACCTCGCCTCGGACGCCCCGCTGCTCCTGCTGGAGCAGCGGCACTTCGCGGTGGACCCGGGGGACCGGGTGGCGCTGTTCAGCCGCCACTGGTACGACACCGACCGGATCGACCTGGAACTCGTCCGCCGGGGCTGA